The stretch of DNA tttttttttcaaattattGAATAGAAAAGGAAATAGTAATAACAATAACATTCTAAAAAACCAAACTGATGAACCACGTCACTCTCATCATTCTTTTTCGAAATATAAATACAAGTCCATACTTTTACAAGAAGAAAACTTGGTGTTGGTTTCCAAAGTGTTGATTCTCTGTGAAGTTAAGGCAACAAGAAATGGAGGGCAAGAAAGAAGATGGAGTATTGGTCCATAGCCAAGTAAGAAATGGAGAAAATCAATGATCATCCATCTCTGCAACAAAAACAGGCGGAGAAGAAGACGGCTCTTGGCCAGATCACTGGAAAACAACAGCAGCATAGATCAAGGCCTATTTCTGTTGGAAACTGATAACTTCTATATATATTCATTATTTTTACCTTAATTTCCTAGCTAGAGCTTCATGTTTTTGGGGCTTTCTTTAGCTTTAGCTTGCACATACATAAATACAGAGAATAGAAAATGAAGCACCCTTCGAATTTGCATAAGTATCAaaagaaaatttgtattttctaacTTCTCTTTTCATGTTCAACTCTCCAAATTCTGGAAATCAGGGGTATGTAATTCAACAAATCTATATGGACGGGATGGGGTTTTCTTTTTCCACTGCTATTATCCAACTTTTCATTCTCTGACGTGCATACACAACAGAGAATGCTTAGCTGCAATAGATGTTCCTAGGAAACCAAGCAGTTTAACTTTAGCAAAGTGATAAGTAATATATAACTTCAAAATGCACAAGTTATGAAGGAAACATACCTAAATCGAACATCTTATTCATGATCTAATCTCTTCCTGgtcattaaaaaaaattaaaagagataCCATAACTAATCACTACAATTTCCAAAATTTGTGAAGGTAAAACTGAATATGACCTCCCCAAAATGCCAGAAGAAACGGGCAAAAGAGGTTTAAATCTATCTGAGATGATATCGACAAGTAACTGAACTCCTCAGCAAGTTATTGCCCTTAACTCTTTTATGGGGCTGATTCCTTGGCAAGGAGTAACTTTACCCTCTTGCTAAGATCTCTCATAACATCCACAATGAGGGACTTCTTTTGTATTCTGAACTGGAGAGCCAACTCAGTAGTAGGAGAAACATTTTGCTTTAGCAATGACTCGTCCTCCATGATTTTGGTTGGGAAGTGTCCAAGTGCAATTACACACAACGCGACAATGGTGCGAAGAGCAGCTACTTCAGTTGATATTCCCAGAGGGGCTTCGACTGTTAATGATTTGAGCGTCTCCAAGTCGTGCTGCTGCACTGCTTCTTCATCATCTGATAGGACAACTCTCAAGGCCGCTAATAATCGCCCCTCTACTAGCTCCCGACCTCCTAATGTCACCTTTAAGATAATGCAGCCAAGAAAATCAGTTAACTGCAGAAAGTAATCGCCTGCAAAGACCGAGCTCATCGCTATAGTTCAGTAGAAAGGTTTTTCTTTTCTTAGCAAGTACATTTGTGTAGTTTCACCATAGGCATAACATTGCTTCAAAAACAATAGTAGAACTTCATGGAGCAGGATGAAAATAGATTAGAAGGAAAAGCATGAACCTTCAGATCAGAGTTTTGTCCGTCTAGATTTAAATGCGATAAAATCTGCTGCTGCCATGGAGACGGTGAAGAGAATTTTGGGGATGAAACCCCAGCAGCCATACTCGCAGCATCAAGAAGAGCAGCATCGTATTTAAGTTCAATGCAGTCGTAGGGGTTTGATGGAATGACAAATCCATAGTCTAGAAGAAAAAGATCACTACTTAAACAGCCATAGTTGAGTAGCAACGAATCATTTTGTTTTATCTGCCTTCCTGCAACCACCTGTTAAGCGGAAGAAAACAaaaagcaaaagagaaggccAAGACAACATCAACTGAAATAGGAGATATACATGAACTTTACATGGACCAAATTGACACCTTCACCTATGACAAAAAAAGAACCGGTCTATCAGTGCACATTTTCAAGTGAGATGCAGGCGGTTAAATACCTTTACAAGCATATTCCTATTGCGGTTCTCTTCTTCCTGTACAATCTCAGCATTTGGATCAAAGCTGTGGTTGCACATATCAATAAGTGGAAGCATCATAGGAACATTACGGCGGGTACCATCAGGACGTTTACTGCCATACAACCGGAATGCTCGAGATGAAACAGCTGACATAGCCCATCCTAGAGCAGATGAATCCACATGTTGGCCACCAAAAGGATGATCATCAGGTTTAAGATTTTCAAGTTCATGTTTCagaattttatcaaattccagtAAAAACCGGCATCTTTTGTTCACCTGCCGAATGAAAATGTTTACGAGTTTCAACATCAGGGCAACATATAGAGCTTACATGCAGAGTTAGCTTAAAGTTTGTCAAGAACACTTGGCTTTTTATTTCAAAACAATCTGGGAAGTCCCAATTTAATTTGAGATTTCTAATTGCATTTTTATGCCCTGATATTCGGGAAAGAAATCTGGAATGAAATTTTAGCTTCAACTGAAGTTGCATGAAAGAAAGCCCAAACCAGGAGAAAATCAGCAGGACAAAAACAGCTAAAATTTCATCGTTTGGTGAAAAACTTCTAAAGTAGTACTTCCACTGAGAAAAGGAATTCAGCATgtattgataaaaaaaaaaagggtaTTCAGCATATCCCTGCAATACCTGATAAAGAATAAGGGAATACAAATCCCAAAAGTTGGCTAGTGTCAACTGAAATGCACGAAAGAGAAGCCCAAGCCCCGGAGAAAATCAGCAGGAACAGAACTGCTAGAATTACTATTGTTGGTAAAACCCTTATAAAGCATTATTCCATTGGGAAAAACGTAC from Nicotiana tomentosiformis chromosome 11, ASM39032v3, whole genome shotgun sequence encodes:
- the LOC104104602 gene encoding uncharacterized protein translates to MSTKMMLMANSLTHVRPLTCVAAAGSRLVPQPPDLIKWVKSEGGFVHKSVQISQGDSFGLGLVASEDIPKGSDIIALPQHIPLKFGSLEAETSLDAGAHSALINLAQHVPEELWAMKLGLKLLRERAKKGSFWWPYISNLPETYTVPIFFPGEDIKNLQYAPLLYQVNKRCRFLLEFDKILKHELENLKPDDHPFGGQHVDSSALGWAMSAVSSRAFRLYGSKRPDGTRRNVPMMLPLIDMCNHSFDPNAEIVQEEENRNRNMLVKVVAGRQIKQNDSLLLNYGCLSSDLFLLDYGFVIPSNPYDCIELKYDAALLDAASMAAGVSSPKFSSPSPWQQQILSHLNLDGQNSDLKVTLGGRELVEGRLLAALRVVLSDDEEAVQQHDLETLKSLTVEAPLGISTEVAALRTIVALCVIALGHFPTKIMEDESLLKQNVSPTTELALQFRIQKKSLIVDVMRDLSKRVKLLLAKESAP